The Astyanax mexicanus isolate ESR-SI-001 chromosome 4, AstMex3_surface, whole genome shotgun sequence genome segment cctgaatgcaggctaATGCAGCAAATTACAATAGTATATCACAACAATActcattaaaatacaataaaatgattaaacgtgtataataatataacagaaCGTACCAATTGCTAGGTGCAGCCGGTGTCCAAAGCACTGCAGGCGAGTCCATTTTTTAAGTGAGACTGCCTTAACAATGTTCGCTCCGTTGTCAGTAGTGATGCAGACCTGTCGTTCCTCTCTTAGACCCCACGATGCGAGTGCGTCCTCGAGCGCGTGGGAGATTATTTCTGCTGTGTGGTCCTCAGGGACAAACGCCGTTTGCAAACATCTGTTTTGCAAATTCCACTCCTCGTCGATGTAATGCACAGTGAGGCTAAGGTACGGTTCAGATGTTCGACTTGACCACATATCAGCGGTAGTAGCAAAGTGTCTCACAAGTTTTAACTCGGCTTCCAATTTTGCTCGACATTCCTCATAAAGCAGCGGCAGCgcagtctgtgaaaaatattttctgCCGGGTAGTTGATACCTTGAGTCAAGTACTTTCACTAGGTTCTTGAACCCTTCTTTCTCCACTGTGCTAAGCGGCATCATATCTTTAGCCATGAAATAGGTGACCGCTTTTGTAATCTCCTGGTGCCTTTTCGTTTTTGTTTCGTAAGGGGTAATTGAGGCAAACGTCGCCACAATTgattgttgttttggagatactccGCTGCTCGATGGCTGGCTAGTGCCATGGCTTAGCGGCTGGCTAGCGGCATCTGAACGTATGTTTACACTCTCTGTGTACTCGACAGGATGATATTTTTTCAAATGATGAAACAAATTAGTAGTGTTTCCTGTTTTTGTCTGCACTGCACGGCGACATATTCTGCATTTTGGGCTTAACTGCGCTTGGTCGGACTTAAGATATCCGAACCACTTCCATATATTGGACGTGGTACGTCCTTTCTTTGGAACAATGTCATCAAGAGCAGATGGCTCACCCTCCTCTTCACTTTCGCTTTCGGGGTTCTCTCTACTGGCCATCTTCCCGTAACCTGCTATTGATTAAACGCGGTCCTCCAGCTGAGCAAAGATGAGCGTGCGGCTGGGTCTGTTCAAACGCCTCCTAcgttgtgttttcattggtctgcgGACTTATGGGAggacttggatcagatccagccccagtgGTACTTGGAAGAGCATGCAGTTCAGCGTGATCACGTGCTGCGCCCGTTCGCGGCGCTACTTACACGGGAAATGggaatgaatgtttatcgaattctattgcccaggcttatcatcgtcatcgtgggaaaaattatcgcgaaacaaatcgatatcgttgtatcgcccagcactatagcattgtgtgttccttccaaacaacaaattaattttggtttcatctgtccacagtatatttagccagtagtgctgtggaacatccaggtgctttaAACATCAAAACATCAATTTGTTTTGGACAGCACTggtttcctctgtggtgtcctcccatgaacaccattcttatttaatgttttccttattgtagatttgtcaacaacaATGTTAGCCATGTGcaagagatttctgtattcagtcttcagctgacactctaggattttTCCTCACCTctttgatcattctgcgctgtgctcttgcagtcatctttacaggacaaccaCATCGGTCGCAGCAGtagtgctgaactttcttcatttgtagactctttgtcttaccatggacacatgaacatcaggctttagagatacttttgtaacccattccagcttcatgcaagtcaacaattcttgaatgtaggtcttctaagagatcttttgtgcgaggcatgattcagaTCAGGCAATGCtacttaagaacagcaaactaaaactggtgtgtgtttttatagggcagggcagctttaaccaacacatccaatctcatcacattaattggactccaggttggctgactcctggctccaattagctcttaaaacagtcattagtctaggggttcacatacttttcccaactaaactgtgaatgttaacatgttgtgttcaataaaaccatgcaaacatatatattttgtatgtattagactgtgtttgtctattgttgtgacagatgaagatctgaacacatttaatgaccaattcatgcagaaatccaaataattcCAAGGGGTTCACATACCggttcttgcaactgtaaattaTTCACCCTCAGTTTTATAGAGTTTTCTAGAGTATTATAACAGtaacaatgttaatattaatgcaaTAAGATGGTGGTCagtaacatgatgtttaaatccTTTTATACACCAAAGCATCCATAACTCCTTTcctcctcagatcagtgtcattatctctctctctgtactgtaacagctttaccgattctctgatgtttgttcttaatcaggagctgcaggagaagtttatctctctagtgaagaacgagctgaacacattcaagaagctcctgagttcagattacccagcatgctctgagggagagatggaggatgatcagaaggagggggtgctgaaggtcacactgcacatcctgaggaacatgaatcagacaaacctcgccaacacactagagagcagtaagagttctgggtcatgagaatggggaacaactagtgctaatttatttcctcagaggagttctgcttttcaaattagaataataagcaatagttaactggattttgtaattataagatattgtgtcacagcatcaaatgtatccttaaacctaACAATTATCTACTGTATCAAAGTCGTTCTACACAGGGGTCTTCCATAAAGAGACACAGCTAattatattttccttattctcttcctctgttatcagaattggccccagcatgtcaacgaaagctcaaatccaagctgagagataaatatcagatacttaatgaaggaatttcaggccatgtaaagtcagcacttctgaatgagatctacactgAGCTCTACATCACGGAGGGGGGtggaggagatgtcaatcaggaacatgaggtgaaacagattgaagctgcatccaggaaaaggacaacagaggaaagaccaatcaaatgcaacgacatctttaaaccattaccagaacagaaacgacccatcagaactgtactgactaaaggagttgctggaattggaaaaacagtctctgtgcagaagttcattctggactggtctgaaggaaaagtaaatcaggacattctcttcatatttccacttccttttagagagctgaatctgatgaaggagaagaagctcagtctggtgaatcttcttcagagctttttcccagaaacacaagatttaaaagcAAGACATTATAAGGGCTACAAaatcatgttcatttttgatggtctggatgagtgtcgactgcctctagatttccagaacaatgagatcttggtgaatatagaagagcaaacctcagtggatgttctgctgacgaacctcatcaaggggaatctgcttccctctgctctcctctggatcacctctcgaccagcagcggccaatcagatccctccagagtgtgttgatcaggtaacagaagtgcggggtttcagtgaccctcagaaacaggagtacttcagtaagaggatcagtaataaggacctggccaacaaagtcttcacacacatcaggtcttcaagaagcctctacatcatgtgccacataccggtcttctgctggattacagccactgttctagagagaatgctgagtgaagctgagagtggagaaattcccaaaaccctgacacagatgttcacacacttcctgatctttcagatcaaacacaagagccagaagtacagtgggaaaagtgacattgatcctcagcagactagaacaagtatcctggctctggggaaactggcgttccagcagctggagaaaggaaacctgatcttctatgaggaagatctaagagagagtggtatCGATTTTAgagaagtgtcagtgtactcaggagtgtgtacccagatcttcagggaggaacatgagctgcacctggggaaggtcttcagttttgtacatctgagcgttcaggagtttcttgctgctttatatgcattcatCTGCTTCATTGACAGAAGTGTTCTGAATCAGCAAACCACTAAAAACCAAAACACTGAACTATCTGAACTCTTCAGCAAGTCAAAGatgactgacttcctcagcagtgccatagacagagccttacagagtgagagtggacacctggacctgttccttcgtttcctcctGGGTCTCTCACTGAAGTCTAATCAGAATCTGTTACGAGTTgtactgacacagacagagaggatctctcacagcaatgaggaaatcgtcaaatacatcaagaagaagattgagaagaactcatctccagagaaatccatcaatctgttctactgtctgaatgaactgaatgatcattctctggtgcagcaagtgcagaaatacctgagtggaggtggaGAGTGTTGTCTTCAACAGGCCAGgttctctcctgctcagtggtccgCTCTGGTGTTTGTTTTGGTGAACTCAGAAAAAGacctggaggagtttaacctcagtaaatatgatccatcagaggagtgtcttctgaggctgctgccagtagttaaaatatccagaagagctgtgtgagtattattattcaggccttcacacagtttttaattaactgctgatgtgtagaatcagtttccattcaatcagtggtggattcacattatttacatataagaataaattatttattgggtgtaataataattaaaccatcattttaatgtaaacagtaTGTGAAGTTTCTGTCATAGACTGATTACCTACAATCAAAAAAGGTTTTGGGcaagttatatgtttttattaaaataaatgcacatctcttgcagatagatagatagatagatagatagatagtagcaCTGTGTGATTTGACAGAAAAAATCATATCTCAATATGCTTTGGAGAAATGATGATTAGCAATACAACATAACAatttcatatagaacatacattttaagtgtctgtatttatttctaacatatgtatgtgggagaaggtgtaatgtttttccagagtttaactgggaaaatagaataaattcacatactccaaaaagccttgcctgttctctgttttgttaaatgtattttctgttttaacaGAGCTTTTGGTGAACTGTAGAAATCTGCATGTtaactatttcagtataaagaaacaccaaCTCTTTAGATAGACAATAaatttctcactttaactctgtTTTCTATTCTatgtcaatccattcaaatattcttctttgggtttattgtaaaatcatttgtttgttcttgttttttagactagcttcatgtaatcttggagtaaagacgtgtaaaaatctggaatcagttttaaacgtGGAAAACTCcccccctgaaagagctggacctcagtaacaacgacctgcaggattcaggagtggagctgctctctgctggactgaagagttcacactgtaaattacagattctcaggtcagtgtttcaggttatcacagaccaaaataacaaagaagacaacaaataaaaacacaattaactaaataaactaaataacagaAGGGTGTGCAAGGTTAGTCTGAGCAGGATGTTCTTTCCAGGTTGGCAAAGGGGAGGAGCCCAAAACATATCTCCCTGTGCAGACTTTTCCATGCCCTTTAATTTGTCATGGTACTGCATCTACAGACTAAATACCAAAAAGAGTAACTGTACTATTTTATGcacatttcctttttcttttaactcttatgtatgtatgtatgcatgtatgatcGATGCACAAACATGTCTCTTCACTGAACGTTTTAGGGAAAATATAAAATGTCCGCATAAAAAATACATCATATTTCATACATGAgcacaaaagcaccacatatatgttgttacttgcagaaaaaataactgaataaaaggAAGAAGCTAGGTCCAGCATTCTCTGTGGtaaagcacaacacacactctagTTCTCTATGCTCTCAGAATAGCTACACACGTAAAAGGGCTGTGCATATAGTGTAAGGAgctcttaaagtgacagtgtacATATTAATGAATACTGGTTGTAAATATTTCCaccaggccatttaaattgtCTTTTCCCTATtgtaagcatgtgtgcaataGCAAACACTTCCTTAGTCCAATCCAATTcaccatgcattctttattccagcaccccacgTTAGCTTTATTTCCCCTCAAACCTACAagtgtataatattttttaaaattacatcattaataattgcattttacatttcttacattcattcttcttattacatttaaatatccactataaaaacttgtcttatgaaaaacaaatgtaattGCAGTTAATTACAAATCTTCttataatcatgattaatctgattatatttcatattacattacatttaaaaaatcactaaaatgtgttatttaaacattgaagtcattgtaaaatcatttgtgcttgtgtttattcttacattttcagattagctttgtgtaatataggaagaaagacgtgtgaaaatctggaatcagttttaaacctagaaaactcctccctgaaagagctggacctcagtaacaacgacctgcaggattcaggagtggagctgctctctgctggactgaagaattcacaatgtaaactgcagattctcaggtcagtgtttctgtgatttttcatttgaaattatttgggctgtcagcgttaaatcattaacatacgctgttaagttggaatcagtaacgcgttactatttttttaacccaagttttaCTTCGGCACCAAGTTTtaccccaacttctgccgtaatctgacCCGCCTCCACCCAGCATGCAAATTTCTTTTCTGGTTAAACGACTGAAACGctttaatgcggtgtccagctgtaacaatccggtttagacttccagctcagacctggatagagagctttgttgctctctctccatctctttgtttgtttttgtctctccGTTTGttccaaaagttttacacaaaaaaataaaatctgcaatcaaaatgttaggaatcaaaagcaaaaattgtatgttgcaaattcaaaagagataaaatatatagcaaatatatatttttaaatatacttggttgcTTTATATTAGTTTGGATTTTggcagtctttgcttttatttttgtgtttttgtgatttttttgtggagttttttaatttttctgttaaagacttttggttatggaatctctcctttgcttctgctttagtttttttcttctgagttttggcacacttttcacaggtgggcggtgcttagaagaaggcgttccccttgaatctccattggtcagctggttctggactgaccacgcccaccccgccaatttcaagcgtccttccaaacacggagagcaaaaagcttccagtgcacagcagcagcagcagattgtgtttacaattaaatttcattcaaatgttctgtttaatgttatattgttatattattctctgtttcactccattaaaaagctcacattagtgtgctaaattttcatgcacaaagtaggtaactagttaactcactagctcactgactaggtaactcactagttcactgattaggtaactagctaactcactagctcactggctaggtaactcattagttcactgaataggtaactatctaattcagtagctcactgactatgtaactatcatactttgtgcatgaatatttagcacatctcgctaatgtgagctttttaatggagtgaaacagagaataatataacattaaacagaatgtttgtatgaaatttaattgtaaaagtatctggtgctgctgctgtgcactgaaaACTGTTtgctctccgtgtttggaaggatgcttgaaactggcggggtgggcgtggtcagtctcagagggttcagggaacccgtcagtccagaatcagctgaccaatggagattcaaggggccttcttcttagccccgcccacccgtaaaaagtgtgccaaaactcagaagcaaaaaactaaagcaaaggagagattccagaagcaaaagtctttaacagacaaataaaaaaaatccacagaaaattcacaaaaacgcaaaaataaaagcaaaaactggcaaaatcgaaactgaaataattttcaaataactgcaaaggataataaagtaaccaagtatatttaaaatatatatttgctatatattttttctcttttgaatttgtaacatacaatacTTGCTTTTGATTttctaacattattttttttttttgcccgccaccaccccccctcttcggaggaccattaAGACTAATACAAATTCTTGTGCAttttccaccaagctgtcagagtcgaTGATATCATTGAGTTTTTGAAACAAGGGTGGTGATTGattgttgtgctaataaatggtaagtctgagatttgtatttcaataatttatgtttgttctacttttctccatatttcatcagtttgatttggttttatccatttaataatgtactttaattggtttgcagagaggtattgttggaagtttggagcttctaggcctctttaattttgtaatgtggttaatttgattctgggtggtttatttttccaatagAATTTAGAGATGATTGCATCAAAGCTTTTAAAGCAGGTAGGTGGAGTTTGGATGGGAATCATTGAGAAGAGgtagtttaatttaggtaatattgtcattttgattgtggatattgGTAGGATAGTGGTAGGTTCATCCAGCGTTGGATATCATTGTTGATGTTTGTGAGTAGTGGTCTAAAATTAAGTGACTCAGACAGCTGGGTGGAAACTTTTATTCCCAGGTATGTGATGTGTTCAGTGCACATAGGGATAGGGAGTGActgaactgctgtgtctgataagttcatgttaaatggtagaacggtggatttagaccagttaatggaataatctgagatTTTAGAGAATGTTTCAATTATTTGTGTAGTCTGAGGAATTGAGGAGAGTGGGTTTTGTAGAAATAGTGGAATATCATTtgcataaaggctgattttttGTTCGGTAGTGTGGGTATGGATACCTTTTGATTTGGGCATTGTTGTATAGCTGCTGCTAATGGTGGAGATGAGCTAATGGTGCAAATGAGGAGAGAGTGGGCATCCTTGCCTAGTtcctctgtgcagtgtgaaattctgtgatattAGTCCGTTAGTATTGATTGTGGCTCTGGGTGAAGTGTAGAGAGTTTTAATTCAttctataaatgattctccaaaacctagttaatgtagtgtagtgaaaagaAATTTCCAGTTAACCTTATCGAAAGCCTTCTCCGCATCTAAAGTGACTATTGCAGTTTTTGACTCATGGACTGTTGTGTGATGTATCAGATTGAGTAGTCTGCGCATGTTGGTAACTGATTGTCTGCCTTTGATGAAGCCGGTCTGATCAGAATATATGAGGGATGGGATAACTGTTTCCAGTCTGGTAGCTAATGTCTTACTTATTTGTGTCTGTGTTAATTAGTGACAGTGGACGGTAGCTGGATGGTAAGGTAGAATCTTTGTAGGTTTAAGATGGAGTGATATTGTAGCTGTATTAATGTTGGTAGtctcttattgtgtttaatttctgctattactctactgaacattgagccaaatattgaccagaagtgcttgtagaattctgcgggaaagccatctggtcctggtgctttgttattaggcatcttacggagggctttatggagttcttctgatgttattggcttttctaatattcttttttgttcttcagttagtTTGGGTAGGTGTATATTATTGAGGAAAGTGTGAATATCTATTGGGTCTGGATCGTGTTCTGGTGAGCATAGATTTTTATTGAATTTCTCAAATACTTGATtcattagtgtgattgcagtaatgcaatcacagtattgttcttcttaagtcttattcttattattattattagtgtgattgcagtaatgcaatcacagtattgttcttcttaagtcttattcttcttcttcttattattagtgtgattgcagtatgcaatcacagtactgttattcttaagtcttattcttattattattccacctgttttttgtccggttaactagtgccgcagttttcgaaatatcgacttcgtccaaaagagaaaacgtgcgtccttatcgggaatggtgggcttgtatacagctttccgatcggacttacgtttttcgtaaaaacttcgtaagtacgcgtttttttgcccattgaaaatgaatggccagaactttgcacgcccgtggacgtcgcaacttttgaaatacgaagatgaaaccaattgaggacctgtagaacttattgagctctttccgaaaatatgcgttacgaaaagttacgacgtacggatttcgtacgattgtcgtacgaagtggccccattggaatgaatggggccaatcggaggacggctgctagatcgaaggacaggtagctagaactccagtactgtgagtgtatggagcagctatgggataaaacagcattaggtcaaaagtttggacaccccggccccccagtactgtgtgtaatggagccacgggtcaaaagtttggacaccccggccccccagtactgtgtgtaatggagccacgggtcaaaagtttggacaccccggaacggccagagcaacctagcgtgcatagctgattgatgtatttgcacgttgcgtagcaacgtgcaaacaccatttaatcaaatttatgcatatacatcacctagcaaccacctagaaacaccatagcaaccaccctggataccatagcaacaccttagcaaccgcctagcaacaccatagcaaccacctagcaaccatctagcaacaccttagcaaccaccccagataccatagcaacaccttagcaacaccctagcaaccacctagcaaccacctagcaacaccttagcaaccacccaagataccatagcaacaccttagcaaccgcctagcaacaccctagcaaccacctagcaaccacctagcaacaccttagcaaccaccccggataccatagcaacaccttagcaaccgcctagcaacaccttagcaaccacctagcaaccacctagcaaccacctagcaacaccttagcaaccaccccaaataccatagcaacaccttagcaaccgcctagcaacaccttagcaaccacctagcaaacacctagcaacaccttagcaaccaccccggataccatagcaacaccttagcaaccgcctagcaacaccctagcaaccacctagcaaccacctagcaacaccttagcaaccactccggataccatagcaacaccttagcaaccgcctagcaacaccttagcaaccacctagcaaccacttagcaacaccttagcaaccaccccggataccatagcaacaccttagcaaccgcctagcaacaccctagcaaccacctagcaaccacctagcaacaccttagcaaccactccggataccatagcaacaccttagcaaccgcctagcaacaccttagcaaccacctagcaaccacttagcaacaccttagcaaccaccccggataccatagcaacaccttagcaaccgcctagcaacaccctagcaaccacctagcaaccacctagcaacaccttagcaaccaccccggataccatagcaacaccttagcaaccgcctagcaacaccctagcaaccacctagcaaccacctagcaacaccttagcaaccaccccggataccatagcaacaccttagcaaccgcctagcaacaccttagcaaccacctagcaacaccttagcagataccagccagcactgcaatcacactcgcagtttctgcaggaactgcaatctagtttttattattattattattattccacctgttttttgtccggttaactagtgccgcagttttcgaaatatcgacttcgttcaaaagagaaaacgtgcgtccatatcgggaatggtgggcttgtatacagctttccgatcggacttacgtttttcgtaaaaacttcgtaagtacgcgtttttttgaccattgaaaatgaatgggcagaactttgcacgcccgtggacgtcgcaatttttgaaatacgaagatgaaaccaattgatgacctgtagaacttattgagctctttccgaaaatatgcgttacgaaaagttacgacgtacggatttcgtacgattgtcgtacgaagtggccccattggaatgaatggggccaatcggaggacggcagctagatcgaaggacaggtagctagaactccagtactgtgtgtaatggagcagctatgggataaaacagcattaggtcaaaagtttggacaccccggccccccagtactgtgtgtaatagagccacgggtcaaaagtttggacaccccggccccccagtactgtgtgtaatggagccacgggtcaaaagtttggacacccccgaacggccaaagcaacctagcgtgcatagctgattgatgtatttgcacgttgcgtagccatttaatctaatttatgcatatacatcacctagcaaccacctagtaacaccttagcaaccacctagcaaccacctagcaacaccttagcaaccaccccggataccatagcaacaccttagcaaccgcctagcaacaccttagcaaccacctagcaaacacctagcaacaccttagcaaccaccccggataccatagcaacaccttagcaaccgcctagcaacaccttagcaaccacctagcaaccacctagcaacaccttagcaaccaccccggataccatagcaacaccttagcaaccgcctagcaacaacttagcaaccacctagcaaccacctagcaacaccttagcaaccaccccggataccatagcaacaccttagcaaccgcctagcaacaccctagcaaccacctagcaacaccttagcaaccaccccggataccatagcaacaccttagcaaccgcctagcaacaccctagcaaccacctagcaaccacctagcaacaccttagcaaccaccccggataccatagcaacaccttagcaaccgcctagcaacaacctagcaaccacctagcaacaccttagcaaccacccaagataccatagcaacaccttagcaaccgcctagcaaccacctagcaacaccttagcaaccaccccggataccatagcaacaccttagcaaccgcctagcaacaccctagcaaccacctagcaaccacctagcaacaccttagcaaccacccaagataccatagcaacaccttagcaaccgcctagcaacaccctagcaaccgcctagcaacaccttagttaccacctagcaaccacctagcaaccacctagcaacacctttgcaaccaccccggataccatagcaacaccttaacaaccgcctagcaa includes the following:
- the LOC103028529 gene encoding NACHT, LRR and PYD domains-containing protein 3 isoform X2 → MMDLQNSSSGGGPPVLKEKRAASPAPSGVSMKSDRSMRNPPEFSSGGGSSGSRTETQRGASPEPSCVSMKSDRSFGERPTFSSKDITSDPHKKKNNYSREKLDHIFKELQEKFISLVKNELNTFKKLLSSDYPACSEGEMEDDQKEGVLKVTLHILRNMNQTNLANTLESKLAPACQRKLKSKLRDKYQILNEGISGHVKSALLNEIYTELYITEGGGGDVNQEHEVKQIEAASRKRTTEERPIKCNDIFKPLPEQKRPIRTVLTKGVAGIGKTVSVQKFILDWSEGKVNQDILFIFPLPFRELNLMKEKKLSLVNLLQSFFPETQDLKARHYKGYKIMFIFDGLDECRLPLDFQNNEILVNIEEQTSVDVLLTNLIKGNLLPSALLWITSRPAAANQIPPECVDQVTEVRGFSDPQKQEYFSKRISNKDLANKVFTHIRSSRSLYIMCHIPVFCWITATVLERMLSEAESGEIPKTLTQMFTHFLIFQIKHKSQKYSGKSDIDPQQTRTSILALGKLAFQQLEKGNLIFYEEDLRESGIDFREVSVYSGVCTQIFREEHELHLGKVFSFVHLSVQEFLAALYAFICFIDRSVLNQQTTKNQNTELSELFSKSKMTDFLSSAIDRALQSESGHLDLFLRFLLGLSLKSNQNLLRVVLTQTERISHSNEEIVKYIKKKIEKNSSPEKSINLFYCLNELNDHSLVQQVQKYLSGGGECCLQQARFSPAQWSALVFVLVNSEKDLEEFNLSKYDPSEECLLRLLPVVKISRRAVLASCDLGVKTCKNLESVLNLENSPLKELDLSNNDLQDSGVELLSAGLKSSQCKLQILRLALCNIGRKTCENLESVLNLENSSLKELDLSNNDLQDSGVELLSAGLKSSQCKLQILRLSGCMITDKGCYSLASALILNPSHLKELDLTYNHPGESGVKLLSDRLEDPHCKLEKLGVEHGGKIRIKPGLKKWFCDFTLDLNTAYRYLSLSEENRRVEFREELQSYPDHPERFDVYPQVLSRERVTGVTGRCYWEAEWSGGGGGAVVALSYKTISRKGSGSDCEFGENINSWSLFCSDNSYSVHHNNNRTDLSTPPSGCRRVGVYVDCPSGTLSFYRVSSDTHTPSHTHTHLHTFYTTFTQPLYAGFWVVSGSSVRLCKIE